The Arachis hypogaea cultivar Tifrunner chromosome 14, arahy.Tifrunner.gnm2.J5K5, whole genome shotgun sequence DNA window TTCAAATAGAACGTAACTGAACTTAGATATTTGAAaagtgaaaaaattaataaaataataaaataaaatatcaattattattaaatttaatttctaatttttattttatgtaaattttattatcttaatttaaaaataattattttttttattactaatttattaatttttttattttggataattttattatatatatataatataatataattatattatatatatattaaaattaattatcaaaattaattactaatataaaatatatattaaaaataattaaataaatatatatttatatataaatatataataattaattttaatatataaataatatttttatataaagtaatGGCacctaactcttttttttttcagcctTCTAGATTCTAGCTATCTAGGACTTATATTGATTTATTTATGGTACAGACGTTTGTAGTTGTTACAATTATTAAGGAACAATCATTATTAAATCAACCGCATGCACTTCATAGTTTAGTGTGCCTAGTttaataatagaaatataatgtTGCtacttctatttttctattttgataattttatcctttttataaatttatttaaatatataatacaaaaaattaattataataaatatatattaaaatataaaatatattaaaaataaattaaataatatatatttatatataaatataaaataattaaatttaaaaataattttaatatataaataatattttttacaaaaaattatacgTGAGAAATATTATAAAGTCAATTATATTAGATGcaaatcaaaattaataatttaaattattttcacaATTAATGATTAcaattatttatcaatataaaatatatattaaaaataaattaaattatatatatttatatataaatatattatgattaattttaatatataaatattatttttgataagAAATGAAGTTGCACCTCAATTCCCCCCTCTATATATACAAATGACCACAATAATACTAAACATAAACCCTACTGTGATTAACTCTTACCAAATAAAAGATCATTATTATCACCATGGCTGACCAACCCAAAAAGCTTCACATTGCTATGTTTCCATGGCTTGCTTTTGGTCACATAATTCCATACTTTGAGTTAGCAAAACTCATAGCGCAAAAGGGTCACAAAGTTTCATTCATTTCCACACCTACAAACATCAAACGCCTCCCTAAACTACCTTCAAATTTACAACCTTTTGTGGAACTCATAGAACTTCCACTGCCTCATGTAGAAAACCTCCCTCAAAATGCTGAGGCCACTATGGACATTCCACAACACATAGTTCCATACCTCAAGAAAGCCTTTGATGGCCTTCAAGAACCTTTGGCTAAGTTTCTAGAGAGTTCCACTCCTCATTGGCTCATATATGACTTTGCACCTTTTTGGTTGCCCCCAATAACTTCCAAGCTTGGTATCTCATCCATCTTCTTTTCTATCTGCTCTGCATTTGGTATTTCTTTCATAAACAGCTTTGGTCTAAAGTCAAATGATAAACCTTCCTTTGATGATGATCCTTTTAACAAAGTAGTTCTTCAACACTATGAGGACAAAACAATGTCCGAAGACCACAATGAAGAGAATGAATCTGGTGTTTCAGATATATTCAGACTCCATCAAGTACTTGGTGGTGTTGATGTTGTAGCTGTAAGAACTTGTATGGAGATTGAAGCTGAATCCATAAGATCTCTTCAAAACCAATGCAGGAAACCGGTTATTCCAGTTGGGTTATTGCCACCTTCATTATACTTATTCAGTAGTGAAGTTAGTAAAGATGATGAAGATTGGAACACAATACTTAAGTGGTTGGATGAACAAGAAGAAAGGTCAGTGATTTATGTAGCATTTGGAAGTGAAGTGGCactaaatgatgaagaattcaCTGAGATAGCTATGGGATTAGAGCTATCTGGCTTTCCCTTTTTCTGGGTTCTGAAGAAGCAAAAGAGTAGTCCAGATGTAAGTAGTTCAATGGAGACAAAACGTGGGATTATATGGACTAATTGGGTTCCACAGTTAAAGATATTAGCACACAAATCTGTTGGAGGATTCTTGAGTCATTCTGGTTGGGGTTCTGTGATTGAGTCTCTTCAATTTGGATGTCCACTTATCATGTTACCTTTTCAAAATGAACAAGGGTTAGTTGCAAGGCTTATGGAAGAGAAAATGGTGGGAATAAAGGTTCCAAGAAACGAACATGATGGAAAGTTCACTAGAGATTCATTGGCTAAGGCATTGAGATCAGTGATGATGTTGGaagaagataaaggaaagattATTTATAGGAATCATGCTGAAAAAATGAGCAAGATCTTTGGGGACAAAGAGTTACACCAAAAGTACACAGACGAGTTTGTTGATTATATGGAAATTCATAGTCCCTCATCAAAGATTAGTATGTTAGATTGAACATTATTGCAAACTTGTATTGATAAAATGTCTAAAGCTTTTTAGAGTTTCAGAGTGTTGTAATAATTGAAGGGTAGgtaatttaattaccttttatttgCACTTACATGACGTGTTGATGCTGGTGCAATAATCACGGTCTggtctttgttattttattttattttatttctcataATCAAATGTACCTCCATGATGCATACTTATCTTTAAATATCCCATCTTCTACTCCAACAATTCTATCATTCAACACAGCACATCACTAAactaaaggagagaaaaagaacagAACATCCAATATAACACATCACTGAACCCTATCTTTATGAACAGTTAGTGTAACCTACATTAAAACTAAAATCATTGACATGCAATAACAAACCCGAATCTATCAAATAGTTGAGGTGGGGAGACAACAAATAGCGAGTATCCTCGAGCAAGACTCTGAATCATGATGAAGGTGAGACACACCCTCAATAGATATAGCAATCGCAAGATCTGCTCTCCACCAGCGCAAGTTCAATAGGAAGAACACTGCGTTACTGATTCATGAAAACATTTTGGAGAGTGAATGTGTTCTTCTTTAACGTTAAAAGTGATGAAGGGAGATGAAATGCTTTTGTGGGAATGAGATATAGGAAACAACACCAGAGGGGCAATATTGTCTTTAAAAAAAACTGTGACCGAaaaagaagtttttttttttttttggtgactaggaaaaaaaaagaaaaaaaaaaagattttaaaatcaaattgaacTTTAGAATGAATTTAAACTCAAATTTTGGGGACAAATTTGATTTTTAGGTTAAACATTCAGAATCAAAATCATACTTAGTAGTTAATCCTAttatcctaataataataataataacaataataataataataataataataataaaattctctaaaaatttgaaaatttaaaaatcggGATATAACTTTTCaagataaaaaatgataaaattttcacaaataaccaaaattgttttttatttatctaaattaaGCTAGTAAATAAAATAGTACCATGAAAATCATTGCAGTAAAAATTGAACCGACTTATATGGGCGAATCAAAAAATTGGTTATCCGACTTTTAAACCGGTTCGAGTTGGTACAAAAATCGGACAAGTGCAAAACTGGGGACTATCAATTTGACCTAGGCAATTTTCATCAAATTGGTGAACCATCGAGTTTCAAAAACTTGGACcggttcattattattattttttttttgtcaaaaacatCCTGAAATACGatgtcttttttatttcttttaaagaaaaaagataaaagaaaaactcTAATTAGACAAGTAAATTCCTATAATGGTCCCTAAAATTTATGCGATTACCCAACGTAGTCTTCGAAATTTCGATTTCACCATTATAGTTCCTGTATTGTACCCAAAGATCTCGGCCAATCCGAGCTATATCTCGACGCAACGGTTACATTCTAACAGCTCACGCACCAAAATCTCAGAACCAGCTCGCACGCCAATATATCGGACTAGCCCACTTACCAAAGATCTCGGACCTCACTGACAGTTAAGCTACGCGCTGAATCTATAAATGCGAGGAAGAGAGTTGGAAAACACAGAATACAAAAAACACTTCTGCCCAAGAAGAATATCTCGCCCCAAAGTTCATTCCGAAATTATCTATCTCTGATCTTATATACTCGTTTCTTATCTGGTTTATTCTCTTattaacttgagcgtcggagtcccTTTTGCAGGTACCACGCTCGGGTTCGAGTTCACAATGATATCGTCAGCTCAGGCAGGTTTGCTGAACAATAAGACCGATGTATAGCTCAGACACAGTATCCTTGcaagaacatttggcgcccaccgtggggccggcGTAAATCCCCCCTCTCGAAGATACAACTACTTTCAGCTCACCCATATCTGCCGCACATTTCTCTTTCTTTGCAGGAAAAGAACCATGACGGATCATTCGGAAACTCAACCTCCCCGAACTAGTGCCGATCTCACGGCCGCAAATGCCGCACTCCTGGCAGAAAATCAGCGGATGGCTGAACTGTTGGCAACAATGCAAAACAACGGGGATCGGAAGGTCGATAGTAAAAGGACAAACGCTGAACAGCACGAAGAGCATCAGTCAGAGTCCAATGTTAAGACAGGAGAAACTCCCCCCAAGCCTGGGAGGCGACGAGCTAACCCATTCTCCGAAGAAATAATGAGCTACAAAATGCCCCAGAACTTTACACTCCCAATGACCCTGACACCATACAAGGGGATCGGGGACCCAAAAGTCCATGTCACTAAGTTCGAGTCCATGATGTTTCTCAACAGTGACTGCGACCCCATTATATGCCGATATTTTCCTACTTTCCTAGATGGAGCTGCCTTACTGTGGTTTTCTAATTTGTCTGCAGGGTCCATAACCAGCTTTGACGAATTCGCCAAGATGTTCATCAATCACTTCGTAGCATCAAAAATCTATGTGAGAGACTCCGATTATCTCAGCACGATCAAGCAAGG harbors:
- the LOC112744423 gene encoding putative UDP-rhamnose:rhamnosyltransferase 1, whose amino-acid sequence is MADQPKKLHIAMFPWLAFGHIIPYFELAKLIAQKGHKVSFISTPTNIKRLPKLPSNLQPFVELIELPLPHVENLPQNAEATMDIPQHIVPYLKKAFDGLQEPLAKFLESSTPHWLIYDFAPFWLPPITSKLGISSIFFSICSAFGISFINSFGLKSNDKPSFDDDPFNKVVLQHYEDKTMSEDHNEENESGVSDIFRLHQVLGGVDVVAVRTCMEIEAESIRSLQNQCRKPVIPVGLLPPSLYLFSSEVSKDDEDWNTILKWLDEQEERSVIYVAFGSEVALNDEEFTEIAMGLELSGFPFFWVLKKQKSSPDVSSSMETKRGIIWTNWVPQLKILAHKSVGGFLSHSGWGSVIESLQFGCPLIMLPFQNEQGLVARLMEEKMVGIKVPRNEHDGKFTRDSLAKALRSVMMLEEDKGKIIYRNHAEKMSKIFGDKELHQKYTDEFVDYMEIHSPSSKISMLD
- the LOC112743300 gene encoding uncharacterized protein is translated as MTDHSETQPPRTSADLTAANAALLAENQRMAELLATMQNNGDRKVDSKRTNAEQHEEHQSESNVKTGETPPKPGRRRANPFSEEIMSYKMPQNFTLPMTLTPYKGIGDPKVHVTKFESMMFLNSDCDPIICRYFPTFLDGAALLWFSNLSAGSITSFDEFAKMFINHFVASKIYVRDSDYLSTIKQGPHESLKDYMMRFTMAAMDIPDLNSEVQLHAIKSGLRPGKFNTRREDIIKDILHNRLIKPPVKAGTYQDQKYVDKGKHCAFHQKFGHTTDECVAAKDLLERLARQGILDKYIGSRNQKETAEASKPKYTSERRDKGTWRDPVETPTSKGVINYISGGLAGGGITNTSRRRSYRAMMTMEGTQ